A DNA window from Impatiens glandulifera chromosome 7, dImpGla2.1, whole genome shotgun sequence contains the following coding sequences:
- the LOC124945614 gene encoding UDP-glycosyltransferase 92A1-like, giving the protein MREKTKMGEATTAAANVNKQPSPPHIVMLPFMAHGHLIPFLALARQIHHLTNFTITIATTPLNIAYLRSTITNSSNQIHLIDLPFDTSAHNLPPNCENTESLPLSLIVSLFTASTSLETPVNNLIEQITADEGRPPLCIISDIFLGWANRVAEANSTVNISFTTGGAYGTAAYISIWQNLPHRKTDSDEFHVPGFPDSSRFHRSQLHPFIRAADGTDDWSLFFQPQIALSLQSFGWVCNTAEEIEPSAMEILRKYIKKPVWAVGPLLPPEMLGTSSPVPISNRHSGRKSGILVKDCLDWLETKEKRSVLYISFGSQNTIGETQMMELAKGLEKSGKPFIWVIRPPVGFDVKGEFKDEWLPERFEERITREKKQGLLVRGWAPQLEILKHSSIGGFLSHCGWNSAMESLSQGVPLIGWPLAAEQTYNVKMMVEEMGVCVELTRGGKGEIDCEKVEKIIVEVMEMEEMKMRAEKIRDSIRVAMEDGGDGKGSSLLALDDLILKLVSLSTL; this is encoded by the coding sequence ATGAGAGAGAAAACCAAAATGGGAGAAGCCACCACCGCCGCCGCCAACGTCAATAAGCAACCATCCCCGCCGCACATAGTGATGCTACCATTCATGGCCCATGGCCATCTCATCCCTTTCTTAGCATTAGCACGCCAAATCCATCATCTTACAAACTTCACCATCACCATCGCCACCACCCCTCTCAACATCGCCTACCTCCGATCCACCATCACAAACAGCTCTAATCAGATCCATCTCATCGATCTCCCATTCGACACATCCGCCCACAACCTTCCTCCAAACTGCGAAAACACTGAATCTCTTCCTTTATCTCTAATAGTCTCCCTCTTCACCGCATCCACATCTCTCGAAACCCCTGTAAACAATCTCATCGAGCAAATCACAGCCGACGAAGGCCGACCCCCTCTTTGTATCATCTCTGATATCTTCCTCGGATGGGCTAATCGAGTTGCAGAAGCTAATTCCACCGTAAACATCTCATTCACTACCGGCGGTGCGTATGGTACAGCTGCGTATATTTCAATCTGGCAGAATCTCCCCCACCGTAAAACTGATTCTGATGAATTCCATGTTCCGGGTTTCCCGGATTCTAGTAGATTTCATCGATCTCAACTCCATCCTTTCATAAGAGCCGCTGATGGGACTGATGACTGGTCTCTGTTTTTCCAACCACAGATTGCTTTATCTCTTCAATCATTTGGTTGGGTTTGTAATACAGCAGAGGAAATCGAACCTTCCGCTATGGAAATCCTGAGAAAGTATATTAAAAAACCTGTCTGGGCAGTCGGACCCTTGTTGCCTCCAGAAATGCTCGGAACTAGCTCCCCTGTTCCGATTTCGAATCGGCACAGTGGGAGAAAATCCGGCATCTTGGTAAAGGATTGTCTCGATTGGTTAGAAACTAAGGAGAAACGATCAGTTTTATACATTTCATTCGGTTCACAGAACACGATAGGTGAAACCCAGATGATGGAATTGGCTAAAGGATTGGAAAAGAGTGGCAAACCATTCATCTGGGTGATCAGGCCTCCAGTTGGGTTTGATGTGAAGGGAGAATTTAAAGATGAATGGTTGCCGGAGAGATTTGAGGAGAGAATAACAAGGGAGAAGAAACAAGGTTTGTTGGTTAGAGGATGGGCGCCGCAATTGGAGATACTTAAACACAGTTCGATAGGTGGGTTTTTGAGTCATTGTGGTTGGAATTCAGCAATGGAGAGTTTGAGTCAAGGTGTGCCTTTGATTGGGTGGCCATTGGCGGCGGAGCAAACGTATAATGTGAAGATGATGGTGGAGGAGATGGGTGTTTGTGTGGAATTGACTAGAGGGGGTAAAGGGGAGATAGATTGTGAGAAGGTGGAGAAGATAATTGTGGAGGTTATGGagatggaggagatgaagatgAGGGCGGAGAAGATTAGGGATTCGATTAGAGTTGCAATGGAAGATGGAGGAGATGGGAAAGGATCGTCTCTGCTAGCTTTGGATGATCTAATCCTTAAACTTGTTTCTCTTTCTACACTATGA
- the LOC124910253 gene encoding uncharacterized protein LOC124910253 translates to MSSEDENKREVENADVSRADLKANAELELESVKVVVHPHSELPKPEPPPGIAQFTHEKPKSIQEKTSIDMKLFGKFFREKSNSFSAAIAKRLSSLNLKEIDDSKSFKYNSNLFPNVTEFHLSGLKVIVKVKSEYENNVVIEGLIKGRISFFSRSNCRDSTAVRTFLREKGFKFVEINIDVYPMREKELVERTGKSTVPQIFFNEKLLGGLVAFNSLRKSGLLEQRLKDILCRKCPDDAPASPVYGFDDPEDERLDEMVTIVRVLRQKLPIQDRLMKMKIVKNCFAGADMVEIIIHHFHCDRKEAVEIGKKLARKHFIHHVFGENEFEDGSHCYRFLEHESFISRCFNIRGVPNDLEPKRAASVSHRLTKIMVAILESYSSEDRLHLDYMGISNSEEFRRYVNLVQDLQRMNIGEFLEEEKLTFFLNLYNAMVIHAIIRMGARGGVIDRRTLYSDFQYVIGGYHYSLGAIKNGILRGNKRPPYSLTKSLGSGDRRLEFAFGKVNPLIHFGLCDGTRSSPSVRFFTPQGVESELRNATREFFQKNGMEVDLGNRTVYNMTRIINWFDVDIGQSEKEMLKWLMNFLDCSKAGLLSHLLEDGGSINVVYQNYDWSVNS, encoded by the exons ATGTCGTCAGAAGATGAAAATAAACGTGAGGTTGAAAATGCGGACGTTTCCAGAGCTGATTTGAAGGCAAATgcggaattggaattggaatcgGTGAAGGTTGTTGTTCATCCTCATTCCGAGCTTCCGAAGCCAGAGCCACCACCAGGTATAGCTCAGTTTACACATGAGAAACCTAAATCTATACAGGAGAAAACCTCAATCGACATGAAGTTATTTGGTAAATTCTTCCGTGAGAAGAGTAATAGCTTTTCAGCGGCGATAGCGAAACGTCTTTCGTCTTTAAATCTAAAGGAGATTGACGATTCTAAATCATTCAAATACAATTCGAATTTATTTCCAAACGTCACGGAATTTCATCTCTCTGGCCTTAAAGTTATCGTCAAGGTTAAAAGTGAGTACGAAAACAATGTCGTGATTGAAGGTCTGATTAAAGGAAGAATAAGCTTCTTCTCTAGATCAAACTGCCGTGATAGCACTGCCGTCCGTACTTTTCTTAGAGAGAAAGGTTTCAAGTTCGTGGAAATCAACATTGATGTTTATCCGATGAGAGAAAAAGAGTTGGTAGAGAGGACCGGAAAATCAACAGTTCCTCAGATTTTCTTCAACGAGAAACTCTTGGGAGGACTTGTTGCGTTCAATTCTCTTAGGAAAAGCGGCTTGTTAGAGCAGAGATTGAAGGATATACTATGCCGGAAATGCCCTGACGATGCTCCGGCATCACCTGTGTACGGTTTCGATGATCCAGAAGATGAACGATTGGATGAGATGGTAACTATCGTGAGGGTACTAAGGCAGAAATTGCCAATTCAAGATCGcctgatgaagatgaagatcgtTAAGAACTGCTTCGCCGGCGCCGATATGGTCGAGATCATCATTCATCACTTCCATTGTGACCGGAAGGAG GCGGTCGAGATTGGGAAGAAGCTGGCCAGGAAGCATTTCATACATCATGTCTTTGG GGAAAATGAATTTGAAGATGGAAGCCATTGCTACAGATTTCTAGAACATGAGTCATTTATTTCAAGATGCTTTAATATCCGAGGAGTTCCAAATGACTTAGAGCCAAAGCGTGCAGCTTCTGTTAGCCATAGACTGACTAAGATAATGGTTGCCATACTAGAGTCATACTCCTCCGAAGATAGGCTTCATCTAGATTATATGGGTATCAGCAACAGCGAAGAATTCAGAAG ATATGTAAATTTGGTACAAGATCTTCAAAGGATGAATATTGGTGAATtcttggaagaagaaaaactgACATTCTTTCTGAACCTTTACAATGCAATGGTAATTCATGCAATAATAAGGATGGGAGCTCGAGGTGGAGTTATTGATAGAAGAACTTTGTATTCGGATTTTCAATATGTAATTGGAGGATATCATTATTCACTTGGTGCAATTAAGAATGGAATCCTTCGAGGCAACAAGAGACCACCTTATTCCTTGACCAAATCTCTTGGCTCTGGAGACAGACGTCTAGAG TTTGCATTTGGAAAAGTGAATCCACTTATTCATTTCGGGCTTTGCGATGGGACAAGATCAAGCCCGAGTGTGAGATTCTTTACCCCACAAGGGGTTGAATCAGAACTAAGAAATGCAACAAGGGAGTTTTTTCAGAAGAATGGAATGGAGGTGGATTTGGGAAACAGGACAGTGTACAACATGACAAGAATCATCAATTG GTTTGATGTGGATATTGGACAATCAGAAAAGGAGATGCTGAAATGGTTGATGAATTTCTTGGATTGTTCAAAAGCAGGTCTTTTATCCCATCTTCTAGAGGATGGTGGCTCCATCAATGTTGTTTACCAGAATTATGACTGGTCTGTCAATTCATGA